One genomic segment of Sander lucioperca isolate FBNREF2018 chromosome 10, SLUC_FBN_1.2, whole genome shotgun sequence includes these proteins:
- the LOC116036026 gene encoding fucolectin-1-like isoform X1 — MMKLYVFLLLLLLETCSVSTYENVALRGKATQSQRWDGVYGAAYNAIDGNRHSNFHDGSCTHTKTHTNPWWRVDLLESYIVTSIIITNRGDCCPERLNGAEIRIGNSLQDDGITNPLAGVISEIPAGRSYTLTFANRVEGRYVTVSLPGSDRTLSLCEVEVFGYRVPTGENLALQGKATQSSLHSFGLAYNAIDGNRASTWEKASCSHTDHELNPWWRLDLIKTHKVFSVKITNRDRREQFINGAEIRVGNSLDNNGNNNPRCAVISSIPAGQTVEFQCVNGFDGRYVNIVIPGRREWLVLCEVEVYGSVLD; from the exons ATGATGAAACTGTATGTTTTccttctgctgctcctcctggAGACGTGCTCAGTTTCCACTTATG AAAATGTGGCCTTGCGTGGCAAAGCAACTCAGTCACAACGCTGGGATGGAGTTTATGGAGCTGCCTACAATGCTATTGATGGAAACCGTCATTCTAATTTTCATGACGGTTCATGCAcccacactaaaacacacaccaacCCCTGGTGGAGAGTGGACCTGCTGGAGTCCTACATCGTCAcctccatcatcatcaccaacaGAGGAGACTGCTGTCCAGAAAGGCTCAACGGGGCAGAGATTCGCATCGGCAACTCTTTGCAAGACGATGGTATCACAAACCCATT GGCTGGTGTAATTTCTGAAATCCCTGCCGGGAGATCATACACTTTGACTTTCGCCAATCGTGTGGAGGGACGTTATGTGACTGTGTCTCTACCTGGTTCAGACAGGACTCTTTCACTCTGTGAAGTGGAAGTTTTCGGGTACCGTGTCCCAACTG GAGAGAACCTGGCACTCCAAGGAAAAGCCACACAGTCATCATTACACAGTTTTGGCCTTGCATATAATGCCATTGATGGGAATCGTGCCAGCACGTGGGAGAAGGCGTCCTGCAGTCACACAGATCACGAGCTGAACCCCTGGTGGCGACTGGATCTGATCAAAACCCACAAAGTATTTTCGGTTAAGATAACCAACCGAGATAGACGTGAACAATTTATCAATGGAGCTGAGATCCGCGTTGGAAATTCCCTTGACAACAATGGCAACAACAATCCCAG GTGTGCTGTGATATCAAGCATCCCGGCAGGTCAAACTGTTGAATTCCAATGTGTCAACGGGTTTGATGGCCGCTATGTTAACATAGTTATCCCTGGAAGACGGGAGTGGCTGGTCCTGTGCGAGGTGGAGGTGTATGGCTCTGTCCTGGATTAG
- the LOC116036026 gene encoding uncharacterized protein LOC116036026 isoform X2: MKNSVVFPLLLLLGTCSGYENVALRGKATQSQRWDGVYGAAYNAIDGNRHSNFHDGSCTHTKTHTNPWWRVDLLESYIVTSIIITNRGDCCPERLNGAEIRIGNSLQDDGITNPLAGVISEIPAGRSYTLTFANRVEGRYVTVSLPGSDRTLSLCEVEVFGYRVPTGENLALQGKATQSSLHSFGLAYNAIDGNRASTWEKASCSHTDHELNPWWRLDLIKTHKVFSVKITNRDRREQFINGAEIRVGNSLDNNGNNNPRCAVISSIPAGQTVEFQCVNGFDGRYVNIVIPGRREWLVLCEVEVYGSVLD; the protein is encoded by the exons AAAATGTGGCCTTGCGTGGCAAAGCAACTCAGTCACAACGCTGGGATGGAGTTTATGGAGCTGCCTACAATGCTATTGATGGAAACCGTCATTCTAATTTTCATGACGGTTCATGCAcccacactaaaacacacaccaacCCCTGGTGGAGAGTGGACCTGCTGGAGTCCTACATCGTCAcctccatcatcatcaccaacaGAGGAGACTGCTGTCCAGAAAGGCTCAACGGGGCAGAGATTCGCATCGGCAACTCTTTGCAAGACGATGGTATCACAAACCCATT GGCTGGTGTAATTTCTGAAATCCCTGCCGGGAGATCATACACTTTGACTTTCGCCAATCGTGTGGAGGGACGTTATGTGACTGTGTCTCTACCTGGTTCAGACAGGACTCTTTCACTCTGTGAAGTGGAAGTTTTCGGGTACCGTGTCCCAACTG GAGAGAACCTGGCACTCCAAGGAAAAGCCACACAGTCATCATTACACAGTTTTGGCCTTGCATATAATGCCATTGATGGGAATCGTGCCAGCACGTGGGAGAAGGCGTCCTGCAGTCACACAGATCACGAGCTGAACCCCTGGTGGCGACTGGATCTGATCAAAACCCACAAAGTATTTTCGGTTAAGATAACCAACCGAGATAGACGTGAACAATTTATCAATGGAGCTGAGATCCGCGTTGGAAATTCCCTTGACAACAATGGCAACAACAATCCCAG GTGTGCTGTGATATCAAGCATCCCGGCAGGTCAAACTGTTGAATTCCAATGTGTCAACGGGTTTGATGGCCGCTATGTTAACATAGTTATCCCTGGAAGACGGGAGTGGCTGGTCCTGTGCGAGGTGGAGGTGTATGGCTCTGTCCTGGATTAG